A window of the Agrococcus jejuensis genome harbors these coding sequences:
- the tpiA gene encoding triose-phosphate isomerase, which produces MVTRTPLIAGNWKMNLDHLDAIRVVQKLAWTLQDAKHDTKDAEVAVFPPFTDLRSVQSLVAAERFDLAYGGQDVSEHDSGAYTGEISPVFLARLDCQYVLVGHSERRQIHGETDELIGRKSAAALRHGVTPVICIGETAEDLEQHGASAVPVQQIRTILADLPAGDVVVAYEPVWAIGSGQAATAEQAQEVCAAIRAAIADVRGAEAAESTRILYGGSVKSANIAGFMRQPDVDGALVGGASLDPVEFAAISRFTHHVGT; this is translated from the coding sequence ATGGTGACCCGTACCCCGCTCATCGCAGGCAACTGGAAGATGAACCTCGACCACCTGGACGCGATCCGGGTGGTGCAGAAGCTCGCCTGGACGCTGCAGGACGCGAAGCACGACACGAAGGACGCGGAGGTCGCGGTCTTCCCGCCCTTCACCGACCTGCGCAGCGTGCAGTCGCTCGTCGCGGCCGAGCGCTTCGATCTGGCCTACGGCGGCCAGGACGTGTCCGAGCACGACTCCGGCGCGTACACGGGCGAGATCAGCCCCGTGTTCCTCGCGCGTCTCGACTGCCAGTACGTGCTCGTGGGCCACTCGGAGCGTCGCCAGATCCACGGCGAGACCGACGAGCTCATCGGCCGCAAGTCGGCTGCAGCGCTGCGCCACGGGGTGACGCCGGTCATCTGCATCGGCGAGACGGCCGAGGACCTCGAGCAGCACGGCGCCTCCGCGGTGCCGGTGCAGCAGATCCGCACGATCCTCGCCGACCTGCCCGCAGGCGACGTCGTCGTCGCGTACGAGCCCGTGTGGGCCATCGGCTCCGGCCAGGCCGCGACGGCGGAGCAGGCGCAGGAGGTGTGCGCCGCGATCCGCGCCGCCATCGCCGACGTCCGCGGCGCCGAGGCAGCCGAGTCGACGCGCATCCTCTACGGCGGCTCGGTGAAGTCGGCGAACATCGCAGGCTTCATGCGCCAGCCCGACGTCGACGGCGCGCTCGTCGGCGGTGCGAGCCTCGACCCGGTCGAGTTCGCCGCCATCAGTCGCTTCACGCATCACGTCGGCACGTGA
- a CDS encoding phosphoglycerate kinase, with product MPVRTLESLGDLAGRTVLVRCDLNVPLKDGVIGDEGRIAASVPTLRHLLDAGAKVVAMSHLGRPDGSPNPAFSLAPVAERLGELLGTPVAFATDTVGEDAAAKRAALTDGGIVLLENLRFDARETSKDEAERAAFAAQLVDGADAFVSDGFGVVHRKQASVYEVASLVPSAAGLLVAGELDVLSRLTESPEHTYTVVLGGSKVSDKLGVIEHLLPRVDQLLVGGGMLFTFLAAQGHGVGKSLLEVDQLETVRGYLHQAEASGVEIVLPTDVVVAEAFDADAAHETVEASAIESSAFGAAGIGLDIGPTTAADFAARIAASRTVFWNGPMGVFEMPAFAAGTKAVAQALTEVDGLGVVGGGDSAAAVRRLGFADSDFDHISTGGGASLEFLEGKRLPGLEALGW from the coding sequence ATGCCGGTCCGGACGCTCGAGTCCCTCGGGGACCTCGCCGGCCGCACCGTGCTGGTGCGGTGCGACCTCAACGTGCCGCTGAAGGACGGCGTCATCGGCGACGAGGGCCGCATCGCGGCCTCCGTGCCGACGCTGCGCCATCTGCTGGATGCCGGCGCGAAGGTCGTGGCGATGTCCCACCTCGGGCGTCCGGACGGCTCGCCGAACCCGGCGTTCTCGCTGGCGCCGGTCGCCGAGCGGCTCGGCGAGCTGCTCGGCACCCCGGTCGCGTTCGCGACCGACACCGTCGGCGAGGATGCGGCCGCCAAGCGCGCCGCGCTGACCGACGGCGGCATCGTGCTGCTCGAGAACCTGCGCTTCGACGCGCGGGAGACGAGCAAGGACGAGGCCGAACGCGCGGCCTTCGCCGCGCAGCTCGTCGACGGCGCGGACGCGTTCGTGTCCGACGGCTTCGGCGTCGTGCACCGGAAGCAGGCGAGCGTCTACGAGGTCGCGAGCCTCGTGCCGAGCGCCGCCGGCCTCCTCGTCGCGGGCGAGCTCGACGTGCTGTCGCGCCTCACCGAGTCGCCCGAGCACACGTACACGGTCGTGCTCGGCGGCTCGAAGGTCTCCGACAAGCTCGGCGTGATCGAGCACCTGCTGCCGCGCGTCGACCAGCTGCTCGTCGGTGGCGGCATGCTCTTCACGTTCCTCGCGGCCCAGGGCCACGGCGTCGGCAAGAGCCTGCTCGAGGTCGACCAGCTCGAGACCGTGCGCGGCTACCTCCACCAGGCCGAGGCCTCCGGCGTCGAGATCGTGCTGCCGACGGACGTCGTCGTCGCGGAGGCGTTCGACGCCGACGCCGCGCACGAGACCGTCGAAGCCTCCGCCATCGAGTCGAGCGCCTTCGGCGCCGCCGGCATCGGCCTCGACATCGGCCCGACCACGGCCGCAGACTTCGCCGCCCGCATCGCGGCATCCCGCACGGTGTTCTGGAACGGCCCGATGGGCGTGTTCGAGATGCCGGCGTTCGCAGCGGGCACGAAGGCCGTCGCGCAGGCGCTCACCGAGGTCGATGGCCTCGGAGTCGTCGGCGGCGGGGATTCCGCGGCCGCGGTGCGCAGGCTCGGCTTCGCAGACTCCGACTTCGACCACATCTCGACCGGCGGCGGTGCGAGCCTCGAGTTCCTCGAGGGCAAGCGGCTGCCAGGACTGGAGGCACTCGGATGGTGA
- a CDS encoding superoxide dismutase has translation MTVYTLPELPYDSFEPHISAKIMELHHDKHHKAYVDGANAALDGLAAARDAGDFGGINKLEKDLAFHLGGHTNHTIFWNNLAGDGGGEPEGELSAAIAEFFGDYAKFQAHFAANATAIQGSGWSVLAWDSLAERLNVFQLFDQQGNVPVGTQPILMLDMWEHAFYLDYLNVKADYVKAFWNIVNWQDAQARFEAARTKTQGLITL, from the coding sequence ATGACCGTCTACACCCTGCCCGAGCTGCCGTACGACTCCTTCGAGCCGCACATCAGCGCCAAGATCATGGAGCTGCACCACGACAAGCACCACAAGGCGTACGTCGACGGTGCCAACGCGGCCCTCGACGGCCTCGCCGCTGCGCGTGACGCCGGCGACTTCGGTGGCATCAACAAGCTCGAGAAGGACCTCGCGTTCCACCTCGGCGGCCACACGAACCACACGATCTTCTGGAACAACCTGGCCGGCGACGGCGGCGGCGAGCCCGAGGGCGAGCTGTCGGCCGCGATCGCCGAGTTCTTCGGGGACTACGCGAAGTTCCAGGCGCACTTCGCCGCGAACGCCACGGCCATCCAGGGCTCCGGATGGTCGGTGCTCGCGTGGGACTCGCTCGCCGAGCGCCTCAACGTGTTCCAGCTGTTCGACCAGCAGGGCAACGTGCCCGTCGGCACGCAGCCCATCCTCATGCTCGACATGTGGGAGCACGCGTTCTACCTCGACTACCTCAACGTCAAGGCGGACTACGTGAAGGCGTTCTGGAACATCGTGAACTGGCAGGACGCGCAGGCGCGCTTCGAGGCCGCTCGCACGAAGACCCAGGGCCTCATCACCCTCTGA